One region of Clostridiales bacterium genomic DNA includes:
- the wecB gene encoding UDP-N-acetylglucosamine 2-epimerase (non-hydrolyzing) — MSKRIKVMSVFGTRPEAIKMAPLVLELQKHPEIESIVCITAQHREMLDSVMDCFGIRADYDLNIMQQGQDLTAITTRVLERMREVLGEVQPDIVLVHGDTTTTFAGALAAFYAKIPVGHVEAGLRTYDRWSPFPEEMNRSLVGRIATLHFAPTANNAHNLEREAVEGDIFVTGNTVIDAMAYTVRGEQFVSDELRQVDFSRRVIAMTCHRRENYGQPMRNIFTAVRRLALNYPDVEIVYPVHLSPVVRSTAEELLGGVPNIRLIAPLDAVDMHRLIARSYMVMTDSGGIQEEAPALGKPVLVLRRETERPEAVTAGTVKLAGTDTEEIYRLAAELLDDPAAYDRMAKAVNPYGDGRACPRIAQAILSHFLGAQPPEPFVPAH, encoded by the coding sequence ATGAGCAAACGCATTAAAGTCATGTCCGTTTTCGGCACGCGGCCGGAAGCGATCAAAATGGCGCCGCTCGTGCTGGAGCTGCAAAAGCATCCCGAGATCGAGAGCATCGTGTGCATTACGGCGCAGCACCGGGAAATGCTCGACTCCGTCATGGACTGTTTCGGCATTCGTGCCGACTACGATCTCAACATCATGCAGCAGGGGCAGGATCTGACCGCGATCACAACGCGCGTGCTTGAGCGGATGCGCGAAGTGCTCGGTGAGGTGCAGCCGGACATCGTGCTTGTCCACGGCGACACCACGACGACGTTTGCCGGCGCGCTCGCCGCGTTTTACGCCAAGATCCCCGTCGGCCATGTCGAGGCCGGTCTGCGCACGTACGACCGCTGGTCTCCCTTCCCGGAGGAGATGAACCGCTCGCTCGTCGGCCGCATTGCCACGCTGCACTTCGCACCGACCGCAAACAACGCCCACAACCTCGAGCGCGAGGCCGTGGAGGGCGACATTTTCGTCACCGGCAACACCGTGATCGACGCCATGGCCTACACCGTCCGCGGGGAGCAGTTCGTCTCGGACGAACTGCGGCAGGTCGATTTTTCGCGCCGGGTCATCGCCATGACCTGCCATCGGCGCGAGAACTACGGCCAGCCCATGCGCAACATCTTCACCGCCGTGCGCCGCCTGGCGCTCAACTATCCGGATGTCGAGATCGTCTATCCCGTGCACCTGAGCCCGGTCGTGCGCAGCACGGCGGAGGAGCTGCTCGGCGGCGTGCCGAACATCCGGCTCATCGCGCCGCTTGACGCCGTGGACATGCACCGGCTCATCGCGCGCAGTTACATGGTCATGACCGATTCCGGCGGCATTCAGGAGGAAGCACCCGCACTCGGAAAACCCGTGCTCGTGCTCCGGCGCGAGACGGAGCGGCCGGAGGCCGTCACTGCCGGCACCGTCAAGCTCGCCGGCACGGACACGGAGGAGATCTACCGTCTGGCTGCCGAGCTGCTGGACGATCCGGCCGCCTATGACCGGATGGCCAAGGCCGTCAACCCCTATGGCGACGGGCGGGCCTGCCCGCGCATCGCGCAGGCGATCCTGAGCCATTTTCTCGGCGCACAGCCGCCCGAGCCGTTTGTGCCCGCGCACTAA
- a CDS encoding undecaprenyl/decaprenyl-phosphate alpha-N-acetylglucosaminyl 1-phosphate transferase, whose protein sequence is MFLNTAVWIKVMLAILIAFVVSFALTPVVKILAQKVGAMDVPGEARRVHDHPIPRMGGLAIFLGFIVSMLLFVDITQEVRGILLGSIIIVITGVIDDIISLRAWTKFLIQILSAVIAVLHGVVINVVSNPNVFSSQEAIVLGWLAIPLTVLWIVGITNSVNLIDGLDGLAVGVSTISCVTILVVALLVSEPNVALIVAALAGACIGFMPYNLNPARIFMGDTGSLLLGYVLATVSVLGLFKFYAIVTFVVPVLALAVPLSDTLFAFCRRILHGQSPFHADRGHFHHKLMDLGLNQKQAVAILYAISATLGLAAVVLTTKGSIRIALLVLALLIGFVVCAFIRKSVHKHHIDVELQEAQEAAEAAEAAEAAEAAEAAEQANNADAAEAPAQEVNDEQTH, encoded by the coding sequence ATGTTTCTTAACACTGCTGTCTGGATCAAAGTCATGCTAGCGATCCTCATCGCGTTCGTGGTCAGCTTTGCGCTGACGCCGGTCGTCAAGATCCTGGCGCAAAAAGTTGGCGCCATGGATGTACCGGGCGAGGCCCGGCGCGTGCACGATCACCCCATCCCCCGCATGGGCGGTCTGGCCATCTTTCTGGGCTTCATCGTGTCGATGCTCCTGTTCGTGGACATCACGCAGGAGGTGCGCGGCATTCTGCTCGGGTCGATCATCATCGTCATCACCGGCGTGATCGACGACATCATCTCCCTGCGTGCGTGGACGAAGTTTCTGATCCAGATCCTCTCCGCCGTCATCGCCGTGCTGCACGGCGTGGTCATCAACGTCGTGTCGAACCCGAACGTGTTCAGCAGTCAGGAGGCCATCGTCCTTGGATGGCTCGCCATTCCGCTGACCGTGCTGTGGATCGTCGGCATCACGAACTCCGTCAACCTGATCGACGGGCTGGACGGTCTGGCCGTCGGCGTGTCGACCATCAGCTGCGTGACCATTCTGGTCGTGGCGCTGCTCGTGTCGGAGCCGAACGTGGCGCTCATCGTCGCGGCACTCGCCGGCGCGTGCATCGGCTTCATGCCCTACAACCTCAACCCCGCCCGCATTTTCATGGGCGACACCGGTTCCCTGCTGCTCGGCTACGTGCTGGCAACGGTGTCGGTGCTCGGATTGTTCAAGTTCTACGCGATCGTCACGTTTGTCGTGCCGGTGCTCGCGCTGGCCGTGCCGCTATCGGACACGCTCTTCGCGTTCTGCCGCCGCATCCTGCACGGACAGAGCCCGTTTCACGCCGACCGCGGTCACTTCCACCACAAGCTCATGGATCTCGGTCTGAACCAGAAGCAGGCCGTCGCGATCCTCTACGCCATCAGCGCCACGCTCGGCCTCGCCGCCGTCGTGCTCACGACGAAGGGCTCCATCCGCATCGCACTGCTCGTCCTCGCGCTGCTGATCGGCTTTGTCGTGTGCGCCTTCATCCGCAAGAGCGTGCACAAGCACCACATTGACGTGGAGCTGCAGGAGGCGCAGGAAGCGGCCGAAGCGGCCGAAGCGGCCGAAGCAGCCGAAGCAGCCGAAGCAGCCGAACAGGCAAACAACGCCGATGCCGCCGAAGCACCTGCACAGGAGGTCAACGATGAGCAAACGCATTAA
- the trpS gene encoding tryptophan--tRNA ligase has protein sequence MEEKTAKKVMLSGIQPSGDLTLGSYLGAIKNWSERAEIFDCYYFMADLHSITVRQNPADLRRRTIEQLAQYIACGLDPEKNTLFIQSHVPAHTQLGWVLNCYTMFGELSRMTQFKDKSAKNAENINGGLFTYPALMAADILLYQPDYVPVGSDQKQHVELCRDVATRFNNIYGDVFKIPEPYIPKIGARVMSLVSPENKMSKSDKDPNGTVYLLDRPEDIMRKFKKAVTDSDTERCVRYDLANKPGVSNLMSIYSACTGKTFEEIEAEFDGKGYGAFKPAVGEAVVETLRPIREESERLLKDKAYLESVYKAGAEKASYIANKTLRKVYKKVGFVAK, from the coding sequence ATGGAAGAAAAAACAGCAAAAAAAGTGATGCTCTCCGGCATCCAGCCCTCCGGTGATCTGACGCTCGGGTCTTATTTGGGCGCGATCAAAAACTGGAGCGAGCGCGCCGAGATCTTTGACTGCTATTATTTCATGGCCGACCTGCACTCGATCACCGTGCGGCAGAACCCCGCCGACCTGCGCCGCCGCACCATCGAGCAGCTCGCGCAATACATCGCCTGCGGTCTCGACCCGGAAAAGAACACGCTCTTCATCCAGAGCCATGTGCCCGCGCACACCCAGCTCGGCTGGGTGCTCAACTGCTACACCATGTTCGGCGAGCTCTCGCGTATGACGCAGTTCAAGGACAAGAGCGCCAAAAACGCCGAGAATATCAACGGCGGCCTGTTCACCTACCCCGCCCTGATGGCGGCGGACATTCTGCTCTATCAGCCGGACTACGTTCCCGTCGGCAGCGACCAGAAGCAGCACGTCGAGCTCTGCCGCGACGTGGCCACCCGCTTCAACAACATCTACGGCGACGTGTTCAAGATCCCCGAGCCGTACATTCCGAAGATCGGCGCGCGCGTCATGAGTCTCGTCTCGCCGGAAAACAAAATGTCCAAATCTGACAAAGACCCCAACGGTACCGTGTACCTGCTCGACCGTCCGGAGGATATCATGCGCAAGTTCAAAAAGGCCGTCACGGACTCCGACACCGAGCGCTGCGTGCGCTATGACCTGGCGAACAAGCCCGGCGTGTCCAACCTCATGAGCATCTACTCCGCCTGCACCGGCAAGACCTTCGAGGAGATCGAGGCGGAATTTGACGGCAAGGGCTACGGCGCGTTCAAGCCCGCCGTCGGCGAGGCAGTCGTCGAGACGCTGCGCCCCATCCGCGAGGAGAGCGAGCGTCTGCTCAAGGACAAGGCCTACCTCGAGAGCGTCTACAAGGCCGGCGCGGAAAAGGCGTCCTACATTGCCAACAAAACGCTGCGCAAAGTCTATAAGAAGGTCGGCTTCGTCGCCAAATAA
- the gltX gene encoding glutamate--tRNA ligase has product MKDQKWFEDMEQRIPHGEVRTRFAPSPTGYMHVGNLRTALYTYLIARHAGGKFILRIEDTDQGRYVEGAVDVIYSTMRACGLTHDEGPDVGGPVGPYVQTERRGLYKEYAELLIARGHAYRCFCDKDDAAEENVSDGAVIHKYDGRCSRLSEEEIAANLAAGKPYVIRQKIPREGKTTFHDEIFGDITVDNDTLDDQVLIKRDGLPTYNFANVIDDHLMGITHVVRGSEYLSSTPKYNLLYEGFGWEIPKYIHCSPVMRDQHNKMSKRHGDPSYEDLIAQGYLSEAVVNYVALLGWAPGGEREIYSLPELVEAFDIKGISKSPAIFDIDKLKYFNSAYIRAMTPEQFAAVAAPYIRQTVKNPTIDPAQIAPLLQQRCEVLTDIPEKVDFFDALPEYDITLYTNKKSKTDPAVSLEMLKTVRPLLAELPAWDDETLLAAMKDLAERLEVKNAKVMWPVRIAVSGRAVTPGGAVEICRILGRDETLRRIDAGIAKLEG; this is encoded by the coding sequence ATGAAAGATCAAAAGTGGTTTGAAGACATGGAGCAGCGCATCCCGCACGGCGAGGTGCGCACCCGCTTTGCACCGAGCCCGACGGGCTATATGCACGTCGGCAATCTGCGCACGGCGCTGTATACGTACCTGATCGCGCGGCACGCCGGCGGTAAGTTCATCCTGCGCATTGAGGACACCGATCAGGGACGCTATGTCGAGGGCGCGGTCGATGTCATTTACAGCACCATGCGCGCCTGCGGCCTGACGCATGACGAAGGCCCGGATGTCGGCGGCCCGGTCGGCCCGTATGTCCAGACCGAGCGGCGGGGACTCTATAAAGAATATGCCGAGCTGCTCATCGCGCGCGGCCACGCCTACCGCTGTTTCTGCGATAAGGACGATGCCGCCGAAGAAAATGTTTCCGACGGCGCGGTCATCCACAAATATGACGGCCGCTGCTCGCGCCTGAGCGAGGAAGAGATCGCGGCCAATCTCGCGGCCGGCAAGCCCTATGTCATCCGTCAGAAGATCCCGCGCGAGGGCAAGACCACGTTCCATGATGAGATCTTCGGCGACATCACGGTCGATAACGACACGCTCGACGATCAGGTGCTCATCAAGCGCGACGGTCTGCCGACGTATAACTTTGCCAACGTCATCGACGACCATCTCATGGGCATCACGCACGTTGTGCGCGGGTCGGAGTACCTGTCGTCCACGCCGAAATATAACCTGCTCTATGAGGGCTTCGGCTGGGAGATCCCGAAGTATATCCACTGCTCGCCGGTCATGCGCGACCAGCACAACAAGATGTCCAAGCGCCACGGCGACCCGTCGTATGAGGATCTGATCGCGCAGGGCTACCTGTCGGAGGCCGTGGTCAACTATGTGGCACTGCTCGGCTGGGCGCCCGGCGGCGAGCGGGAGATCTATTCGCTGCCCGAGCTCGTGGAGGCGTTCGACATCAAGGGCATCTCCAAGTCTCCGGCCATCTTCGATATCGACAAGCTCAAGTACTTCAACAGCGCGTATATCCGCGCCATGACGCCGGAGCAGTTCGCCGCCGTGGCCGCGCCCTATATCCGCCAGACGGTGAAAAACCCCACCATCGACCCCGCGCAGATCGCGCCGCTGCTGCAGCAGCGCTGCGAGGTGCTTACGGACATTCCGGAGAAGGTGGATTTCTTCGACGCGCTGCCGGAGTATGACATCACGCTCTATACCAATAAGAAGTCCAAGACCGACCCCGCCGTCTCGCTCGAGATGCTCAAAACGGTGCGCCCGCTGCTCGCCGAGCTCCCGGCGTGGGATGATGAGACGCTGCTTGCGGCCATGAAGGATCTGGCCGAGCGGCTGGAAGTAAAAAACGCGAAGGTAATGTGGCCGGTGCGCATTGCGGTGTCCGGCCGCGCGGTGACGCCCGGCGGCGCGGTGGAGATCTGCCGCATCCTCGGCCGGGACGAGACCCTGCGCCGGATCGACGCCGGCATC